The nucleotide sequence gaccctctccaacagaTCCTTGTCCTTCTTATGCTGCAGAccccagagctgaatacagTAGTCCACTGCAGGTGGAGTCTGGCAAGAGTGGAGTGCAGGGGTACAACTGCCTCACTCTCCCCActgccactcctcttttgatgcagcccaggacacagctggccttttccaggctgcaagcacacactgctggctcattctGAGTTTCTCAGCACCCAACACTCCCAACTTCTTCTCAAGGCTGCTTTCAGTCTACTCATTGCTCAGCCTTTATTCATGCTTGCAATAGCCCCAGCCCAGGTGCAGACACCttacacttggccttgttgaacttaaTGAAATACATGAGATATAGTGGCATTAattcagggagaagaaaatgtttataacAAGCAGCAATGTTGGTTGAGAAGCTAGGGTCTCTAGTCTGCAGTGAGCCAATACTACAGTAGAGACACAACTCCTAAGCTCTTCATatgacattttcaaaagttaGCCATACTTTGTGCATTCTTCAGGAAAGATCTTAAACACACTCCTTTACTGGAGGGTACAGAGGATTTGCCTTCTAAAGAGGATTCTTTCAGATGTCTCAAAAATCACTATTTCAAAAAATGTCGTGCCTTTAAGTTTATCATACTAATTAAGGACAGAGAAGACAAGATATACCAAAGCTGCAGGGCAATGTGTAGCTGTGATTTTATGGctgacaaagtaaaaaaaagtactgaCACCAACTACTTACTCaacagataattatttttctatgtcATCTGTTGCccaatttattcatttttattttactttacacttttttttcgAAAGTGACTTGTTTAGTCTTTCAATAAATTAATCACAGCTCCATTCCATTCCATCCCATTTCTTCCTTGACTCTTTAAGCAGCATATTTAGTCAGAGGAAATTCTGACAGTGCTGGTTGTCAGCACTGTTTTCCAGCCAGAAACCAGGTCCAGGGATCTAGGGCAAGGAAGTGTGGAGCACTTACTGAAATTAGCCAAAAAGCAAGTCATCCAGTGGACAAGTGGAAAGGGAAGGGCTCGTACTTTCACCATATCTCCTTCCACAAATTGAATGCAAAGTCTAGCTGGTAATCAAAAATGAGAGTCCTAGAGGATTGAAAATGGCTTGCTGATCTCCCACTTAATTTCTGCTGGTGCTGATTACTGTCTCAAAGGAGATGCAACTATCATTGCatcatctttctttctattACATAAAGACACACATTCACAAGCCCCTACTTGCTTTCAACatgcaggaaagagaaagcatatAGCAACAATCTGACTGGGCAAGAAGCACTGGGAAACACTTCCCAGAAGAGAACTGAAAGTTTTCTCCACAGTTCAACTATTAAATAGATCTCAGCTGTCTGCACTCAGCTGCACCAATACTTTGGCACTATCTCCCATTCAGCAGCCAACAGTAACGAACAGTTCTACAAATTGGGTCAATGTCAGCTTGCAGATataaaaacagagacaaaaaatatcTTGCCCCAAACCCTTACATCATTCCATATCCCACAACATAGACATTTACTGATACACCATAGAGGCTCTAAATGatagaaaaatgaagtcagtTACTTTGAAAACTACAGGCAAAAGGAGGAGGAGTTGATGTTATTAGTTCGCAGGAGAGAGTTAGCATGAGGAAGGGTGGAGAGCTGCATGGAACAAGACCATGAGAGCGATGTATTTCTAATATTAAAAGTTCTGTATCTTCCATTCATGGCTTTAAAGTAGGTTATTACACTTGGAGGGAGAATcaggagagagaacaaaaactctgagttttatttattatttttgttagtgATTTTAAAGgcaatttctgcttctttgccAAAGAATGATTCATAAGTAACTTGATTCAGCATCTGATTTGTCCTATAGTGATATCGACCAATCACATAGCTGCTCCCAGAAGTTTAAAAATTGTaaagctgcactgaaaattatgcattttatttttgttgattttttaaatggaaaatacggttgattttttttttttctggaaagattTCACAGTGAATCAGagtaaaaaaacattaaaccaTTTTAGGTATTAAGATGCTCTTTTTGTCTTGAAAATTGATAATTCAAAACACAGTGTTCAAATGTGGATGTGTGAAGGTCTCTTATGTGATGTATTCATAAATTTGAAGAATAAAAGGGCTGCATCCTGCAAACATGTTTTGCCTGTGCTTGCACACATATTTTGCCCCAAGAATGGCTACTACTACATATAGCAGTAATTAATACAGAAGTCTaaaatttgttgttttaaagtAAACGAACTTTCTGTCTTCTAGTCTCAAACTTACCTTGAAGCAACAGCGCCTTAATATAATATTACCTTTCTAAGTCTTCAGAGAGCATGAATTGAATGGCTCTGCAACATATCAGATGCTCTATACACTTATTGCTGAACTTTGTCCTCACAATTGTCAAATGAATGTTGCTATTTCAACATTAAATGTGTAATTACTGATAACAgtaaggagagaaaggaagtaagagccaagaaaaaaagccttaagGAAAGTGATATAAATTTAGTTGTAAATagaagacagaagcagaacacagaaaaaaaaaatgattatagGTATCAAGGCAGAAAACTGGGAGCTACAGACAGTTGACATCAGGAAACAATACAAGAGTAGCAAAAGTCCTGTAGCAGTGAAAACTTTCAGTTCATGCAGTATGAATTTGAGAACACAGGGGTATCAGAGAGTCAAATTTCAGATTTCGTCAGAGGGAATTTTTGAATagattaaaatagaatttaaaatagTACCCCAATTCTTTATCAGAGCCCAGCAGATTAAAATGTATGCATCTCCTTGCTTATCATGTGAACCAAGAGCTGCAGAATTTTACCTTTTTGAGACTAATGTTCTCCATCTTGCCATACGTTcacaagacatttttttttccagcttcctCATTCTTCCTTGATCAGGCAGAACAAAAAATGCTGAAGCACCTCCTTTGTAATCCATTTGTACCACAGTGGAAGACAGTTGTTCATCATAGCCATGTTTGAACGCTCCAATTCCAAACATCATCGGGACTTCAACAGCCTTGTTCCCATCCACaaagaatttctcctttttagTGTATTGTGGATTGAAAGGTTTTTCCCATTCAGCTTGGAATACAAGAGATAGAGTTATAGGATACTATGAGATACAGGATATAGGAATGATAGTACACATTTGTAGAGGCATAAACTTCTACATTTGGATAAGGTTCAAAGATAAGTCAGTTTGCAATAAACACTTGTACTTACTCAGAATACTCAGAATAATTCAATAGCAACACAGTAAGTAGACTGTGATGTACAAAATCCCCTCATTTCTTACAGCAAGACAGAATAAACTTCATTTAAGTAAGTTATCAAGTGTGTGATTTTCCTCTATGAAAACAGAGTTAAAGTGCCTAAAAATCCCCCATATAATGTAGCTTTTAAATGGGAGCTCAGAAGTAGACAGattctctccttttcttgttcCCACACCGAATGTGCTAATGAAGGGGTAAATTCTCTAGAGAAATGAGGAGATTCAGGTTACTTGAAGAGAGACAAGTTTTATACGCCACTTTTTCTGATGGCCGATAAAGTCATGAATAATTTAATTCTATCATACTGCtaggttaaaaaataaaataacagaaaccCTTTGTACTGTCATACTCAGAACTTTAAGTTTTCAAAGGCTCTTCCCTTAGTCATGATGAAACAAACTGTCCGCACTGAATCCTCTCTGGATAGAAATTTATAAATCAAATTCCAACTATCCATCTCATCCCTTTCAGAGACTGAgctgaaaaagacagaaaaatggttttgggtttgtttgttgtgttttcttgtttgtttttaaagtgttgCTCTGTAGTAAATTTTGCACTGAAGAACAAAGGTCATTTTTGGTTCAGTGAGTAAAGAgcagacaaaatgaaataagtgtcatcagaaaaaaaaaacacgaaaCAAGATGTCATCACTTTTgaattcttgtttctttttaaacaaagactACTAGGCAGCTTGGTACAAATGAACTTATCGTCTACTGTTTCCACCATTTGTGGAATAGATATAAACAACACTTATGTAGTACTCTGAGGCAGTGAAATGAGGTTGCATGTCTTGAGCATGTCTTGAcctatgaaaatataaattgacAACAGTCAACTACTTTCATGTTTCTTAATTAACAGTGACCACAGCAACATAATTCTGATGTCACAGACTGATTTTCTGtaaaactttcattaaaaagctGGGGACTTTCGTCATCAGATACATGACAGGCAAGACTTCTGTTTTGATAtgatttaaggaaaaaacaattgAAATGAATCACATAAATGTGACACAGGTCAAACAGATTTTATGTAGTGCTCCACTTAGGGAAAACATCCACTGATTTCAAAGGGCTTTACTTGATTAAAAACTCAGTAGGATTTTAGgatttaacacagaaaaaaaagagagatgattTTCACTAATCCCTTCCTCCTCTTACAGAGGAACATCTATTGTCATGCTCTCCTCTTTCTTAGTAGGCTGCCTTCTAGGGATTGCACCTCTATCAATTGTTTTACAAGGTCAAGTTGAAAAAAGAGTCGTGAAGTATGATATTTTCTGGTGATCAGCTCAGCAATGGAATTATAAGAGACTGATGCATGGCGGTAGAATTTCATGCCCACTGGCTGTTAGCCAGGAAAAAATTGCCTTGAAATTGACTTTTGTCATTAGGGAAAAGCTTCTAAACTAAGCTACACCAAAAAAGGGAGGAGACAAGTCACTAGTGCTGTGCACAGAAAGTTGCAATGTATAGAAAATGGACAAGACTTTAGAAGTATGTTCATAATATGATGTTTCTCAGGGCCTTTTCCTCACTGCGTAATGAGCTTTCCCTCTTGGGTCACATGAGGTTCTACTTCTTTGAACATCattgtgtaaaataaatatcaacAGCTATTTTGCTGGTTTTGAAAGACATGACAGATGCTAATTAAATACTAATCTTGAAAACATTATTGCAAACAAACTAGTATGTGatctaaagaaaaaaggaatatcAATCATCTGAATTACGGCTTCCGTTAGCTTACCAGGCCTTCAAAGATTAACACAAGGAGCAGAAGCACAGATAAGAAGTAaataagaaaaccaaaaatgtagttttgaattatttttggaCAAAGCCTCATATTGGGGATAGGAATGGAAATATCTAagttaaaagcttttaaaaaatatcattcCTAATGTACGCTTTCtctgtttcaattaaaaatctTACTGATAGTTCTACCACATAAATTaccaattattttctttatttagtttTCAGAATATGATGAAATGAGTAAGGGAGAGAAGGTTTGAAACAATTAGAAttgttcagttggaagggacctataaagatcatcaagtccaactgcctgacctcttcagggctaatcaaatattaaaacatattaatgAGGGCATTGTACAAATGTCTCTTAAACAGTGGCAGGTATAGGACACCAACCACCTTGTAGGAAGCTTGTGCTTCCTAGGGTTTTTGACCATccctatgagaaaaaaatttttcctcatatctaGTCTCAACCTTCAgtggtgcagctttgtgcccCTCATATTTTATCCTGAGTTAACAGGAAGCAGAGCCTGGTACCTCCATTTCCCATGTTCAGGacactgcagggagcagtgtggtcacctctcagcctccttttctccagacagGATAGCCCAAGTGTCCTTAGCCTGTTCATATAAGACACGTCTTCCAGCCCTTTTATAGCTTTgttacccttctctggacacttTCAAGGGCCTTAACTTCCTTTTTAAGCGTGTAGCCCAGAGCTCCACcagtggtgaggctgcaccaatGCTAAATATAGTGGGAGGATCACCTTTTTTTGACCAGCTGACTGTGCTGTGTTTAAAGTGCCTCAAAATGCAATTTGCTCCCTTGGCTGCTCACGTTGAACTGCTCTTACCAGCACCATCCCCTCTCTGCCTGGTCGGTCTCCACCTGCTCATTTCCCAGTCTATATCTGCGTTCTCTACTTGCGTCCAACGTTACTCCATTCCAGGTGCAGCACTTGGCATTTCCCTTTGTTGAGCTTCATGTCACTGATGATTGCCCAATATTCCAAGCTCTCTAGATCCCTCTACAAGGCCTTTCATCCCTCCAGAAACTCAACAGCACCTCCCAGTTTAAGTATCATCAACAAAACTGCTGAGGATGCATTCCACTCCTCCATCCAGATCGTCAGTAGAAATGTTGAACAGCCTCTAGGATTGAGTCCTAAGAACGATCACTAATGACAGCCAACCAGATGTAGCCCCATTCACTTCAGCACTTTCAGTTCAACTGTTGAGCCagttcatcatagaatcatagaatcatagaatcatagaatcatagaattgcttaggttggaaaggaccttcgagatcatcaaatccaaccacaacctaaccatactgctctaacaacccactgctaaatcatgtccccgagcaccacatccaaaaggtttttaaacacattcagggatggtgattcaaccacctccctggggagcctgttccataGCATAAATCTTTTTACCTCACTGTTGGAcaatttgtccagaaggataaTATAAGAGACAGTATCAAAGACCTTACTGAAATTCAGGAAGATTACATCTactgccttcccttcccactAAGTGGGTGTAATTCTTGTAGAAGGATATCAAACTACTAAGGCACGACTTTCCCTTCAGGAACATGGTGACTAGGCTTGATAACAGTTCTATTCTTTAAATGCCTTTCAATAGCAGCCAGGATAATCTCCTTAATTTTCCAGGGACTGAGGTTAGACTGAAAGATCTGACATTTTCTGAATCTTCTCTCATGCTCTTTTTGTAGACAGATATAACATTGATAAGCTTCCAATTAGCAACGTTCTCCTAAGATTACCAAAATCTTTGGTAAATTATTGAGAAGATCCAGCTATAACATCTACTACTCCCTTCAGTATTATTTCAGTACTCTGGAATGAAAGTTAAGCCCCATGGATTTATGAACATTCAGCTGATACAATTGGTTCcttgcattttcagaaacaacaaaTGGATAGTCATTGCTTCCCTAGTCATGATCCCACAACTCAGAGGATTAGACAACCCAAGATGTAacactaaaattaaaaactagGGCATAAAAGGTATTAAATAAGACCACTTTTTCCTCATTCCCACTTGTCAGGTGATAATGTTCTTCATGTATCAGTCCAATGTTGTCTTTAGATCTCCTCTTGTTGGTATatttaaaaaggctttttattgtCTGATACCACATTGACCAGTGTCAACTAATGTTGAGGTTTGACTTTTCTTATTCTCATCTTACAAATATGAACTGCAGCTATGCAATCTCCCTGTGTCTGACAACTCTGTtgattttttctccttacatCAAACATTTTGAATTCAACTATTTCATAATAACAGCCTCCTACCATCACATCTCCCACAAGTCCATCTCTATTCTCAAACAACATGTCTAGGAGGACATCTTTTCTAGTTTGTTTACTAAGAACTTGTGACAGgaagaaggaagttatcttcaaTATGTTTTAGGAATTTCCCAGCTTTACTTGTTGCAGCTGTATGATATCTCCAGTTTATGTCTGGGAAGTTGAAATCTCCATAAGGGTGAGAGCAACCACGCCCAAGATTTCCCCTAACTGCCTACAGAATAATTCATCCATGAAATCTTCCTGGGTCAGTGGTTGATAGTAGATATCCACAATTACATCTACTTTGCTATCACTTCCCCTAATTCCTCACCCACAGGCTCTCTACCACATCACCATTAACAGCAATCGCTCTACAATCTGATCTCTCCCTTACGTACAGTGCAGCACCTCCACATTACCTGCCCTGACTGTCCCTCCTGAACACCTGGTAGCCCTCCATCCCAGTACTCCAGTCATGGGATTCAGTTCACCAAGTCTCACTAATACCCATGCTACCATAGCTCTGGGAAAAGTCAAAGCTTCCAGTTCTTCCCATTTGTTCCTCATACTGTGTGCACTggtataaaaacatttcagacatGCTCCTAAAAAGAACTGTTATTAAACCACTAATTGATCCTTACAAACTTGCTACTCTTCTTCTTGCTAGATCAACAGTAAAGAAGCTTTGGGAAGACCTGTAGGCTGTAGCTAAGCAGACTGCATAAGTCAATTAAGAAAGATTATTGTCAGTAGGCTTGTATTTTAtatggggatggggtgggggaagTCCATTCTTCACTGCAAAATTTTAATACCTGTgaatcaaaaaacaaaacaaaacaagtttgAAGACCTATGCCTTTAGACACATTAAGGTACCAATAACACTATTATTGAAGTTAGTGAAAAATAACATCAGTGTGAAACTAATACTATTTTTACACATCTGGCTTCAGATAGGAAACTATACACAGTAACAGCAGAGTTGAGTAAGTGcatgacttttctttttggcaagAAGCTAAGATTTGTTTTCACAATGTTATCTGAATTTAACTCTGAAGTTGTCaatccaaataaaaacaacaaaaaccaaccaattGAATTGCAGATAAAATTCATTCCTAGTTATCAAAGCATGAAAGAAAGTGCATATACATCACAAAATTTTATAGGACTTGATATTTTAGTGCACAGAGGTgcctttctgaaaggaaattttgCTTATTGTTTACTAGGAAAgaaatgtatatattaaaacataaaaggaaaacttGTCTTAAATTTAGCAGCAGCatcaagcagaaaataatttctggcAGCTTCGTTCATAATTGAGTGAATACGAAAAGGAACACAGAGTATGATTCCTTATAAGAAACAatcttatggaaaaaaaaaaaaagaagtccaagACCAATCTAAGGAAATAACATATGAAATCAGAGAATAAGATATGCATATCTTACcgttaaaataaatataactaaTGAGAAGAAGTTCAGTAAGTGGATCAAGATTATTTATGAGGTCCTTGATTTTCCCATTGGTTCTTTCTGCTACGTAATCATTGATCTTTTCCTGGGCTTGATCAGACCTCTTGAAGTTCATAGGATAAATTTCACCTTCATAGAATTCTCTGAGGTTATTCAGAAATCTTTGTTGTGGTTTCAGTCGATCAAGTACAAACAGGACATTTCCCATATTTAGCTGTAAACCCTCGTTCTTTCTGTTTACCATTTGTATGAGTTGACGATAACCTTCATGGATTTCAATTTCAGAAATCTCACGTGGATTAAAGTGAAGGACCCTAAGAATCTGTGCCAAAGTATCAGACCTGGCACCAAGAGTCAGCATTGCAAAGGCAGTAGAGATGctcaaaggagagaagaaaatattcccaCTGTTTTCACGAGAAGAAATCTCTTTGTAGAAACAACATGCAAACTGACAAACTTGGTTCCCTACAGCCTGCTGTGGCATGTTTCggttttctttgcctctttgaTTTTGGTTTCTTACTACTTGGTGATAAGGCTCATAGGGATAACTGTTGGAATGAATCCCAACAACTAAAAGGCAGAGGAACAACAACTGCTTCATGTTTCTATAAatctgtaaaagaagaaaagaaaaatgaaatctgttttacaAATCTTTTTACCTCATGCTTTTCAATAAATCTGTCCTTTCACTGTACAGGTCTGGCTTGGTACCAGTTATTCCAAGCCATTTTAATTCAAATGATACCAGCTCTCTATTTCAAGGAAGAAGGCTTTGGAAAACTACTCAATCTACTTTTTAATCTtgatgaaagattaaaaattaaaatcaaagcaaagtAATATGAAAGGCACCCTCATTAAGGTTAGgctccttttcctttggaactgttttattttcagtactgtatttttaatgtggcTTTAAGTGTTAAAAAAACCTTTAAGCCATAAATACAGGTCTCTagaacagaggaaaagggaGCCAGTCAACACTGGTCAGTTACATTTAGTAAGATGAAAAAAGTCAAAGTAAAGGAAACACACAGTATTCCTCCATTGTGATAATTAAACGTtacatgtaattttaaatggGCTGTGGGTAAACATATAAGCGGACACCAGAGAGAAAGTAAATGAATTAGTTAATGAGGAAGTGATGAAcattttctgtgattccataaaCAAGTTGTTTCCACAGCTGGAAACAAGTGTGCCTGCTGCATGCAAATGTCTAGCTAAGTGACTGAACCAAATCAcctaaaaatcagaaacaaacaaacaaaaatgagagGAACAAGAGaacaattagaaaacaaacatgaCTTTATAATCAAAAATACAGTGAGAGATGGTTTTAGCACAGAAGGCTGCAGTGGCAGAATGCGAAGATGAGTGAGTGAACTCCAGAGGAATAATACTAAAAAATGACCATAGAATAGGAAAGCCTATTCCAAAGCAGTATGTAAACCATCCATTCACCTCTGTATACtattaacttcagaaaaaaaatcttaatggTTCAACATTTGGTTCAACAACTTTTGataacagaagaaagtaaagacgtgaaacaaaactggaaatcaAAAACATCTTTCTGTGGCATATTACTGCTTCACCTACaaaatcattaataaaataaagtactcgccagagaaaaatacaaagatttcCAAAGGCAAAACATTAGTTAAGTGTCTgatttggaaagagaaatggtATTTAGGCTCTCATGATTTATAAAATCATGCTGTCTTGTTGAATTTTTATCTGCTTCAACTATGATCTTACTTTTGTGTTCACCACATCCTTATATACTTTGTTTCTCCAAAGTTCAGTGAACTCAGGATACTGATCTCCACTATAATATATGTTATACATATATTCTTTACGCACATTCTTTGAACATCATGGTTTTAGCAATGGTACTATTGCTAGGAAAGGACCTGAATCCCATGCCAAAGCACTTTCAGTCATCATTCACTTTTATGTCTAGAACACATTTAAAACTGTACTTTTTGACTTGTTAGTGACTTGCTCCCCTCTCACTCTTACTCTAATTCTTTTAATGTTTAACTCCATACACAgtacttcttttctgaattctcTAGAAGCTTTAGAAAGTAGTACACAAATCTCtacatttaattcatttcatgCACTTTGTTATTTATCACTCCTTTACTTCAATTAACTCTAAAATGTTTCAATGTGCAGTTTTTCTAAAGAGGGCAATGCTATACAAATGAGCTCTCATAGAGGACTAATCtttggtatttaaaaaataaagtaatgaaacaataaaaaaaaagtttaaattgcAATCTGATGGAGAACAATATAATTTCTGAATTGATTAATTAGAAATTGTTGTAACATTTGACAATTCTTTCAGAGCAAAAAAATGCATGACTTACAGTACAGTCAAAAGGGTCTCCTGTTGTGTTCACCAGGTCTGCACAGGTCCTTGCTCAGTTGTTTatgctgctgagcacagtgcaGGGTATCCTCTAGCAAAGGTTAAGATCATCTAAGCGCTGTGACTCACACATTATAATTTTAGAGATTAGGCAGAGCAAACAATGTTGAAACTAGTTTTACTGGACACCTAACTTTGCTGAATATATGTCTCACACGTgacattttattattcattaatATCTGATTGCCCTGGTTATATTCAAACCTATTTTCATCAAACTGAACTTactgatttttcatttgaaaacacatttcaactGCCATAATCTATTTTTCTACAATCAAGACTgtcaacagaaataataattacagtGAAAGCTCTTGAACATTGTTTCCAATGACTACAGCATTGCTACCGCAGGGACTAGGCTTAATGCTCTGGGACAatccattttttgtttgtatccTGCATATCCATGTCTGCGCATGATTCTCCCCAGATATACTCAAGTGATGGTTCTAAAAGACGCAGAGcttaaaacactgttttgctACCTTTACAAATGCAGACGTAAATATATCTGACTATCCACTCCCACATGGAGAAAGCACAGGCAGTATGAGCTGCTATGACAACTCCAGGGCCACTCACACAGCCATGTGccctgaagaaaaagaatgcagccaggatgccattgtgCATAGGTGATCCCAGGTACAAGTATGGCCTGGGGATAGGGGGCGGAAGCCTAAGAACGTGGGTGTTAAATAGAACAAGTCTTTAGACCAGCTTACTATCTTGGTATCTGGTTTGTGGGTAGCAAGCCCCTGTGATCGTGTGCCAAATTCAGCTGGGTTAGATCAGACAGCCCAGTACCCTGAGCTCAGCCCTACTCACTACAGTGAGCCCCTGTCATTGCTGTGGCAAGTTGGTAGGAGCAGAATGACAGCAGTGTTGAACAGGGAACCTCTGTAGATCGTGTAGTGTAACCTCTTGCTCAAAGCAGGATCAGCTATAGCATTTTGCTCAGGACTGTGTCTTAACTGCCTCCAGCGGTGAGGACCCCACAATCTCTCTGGACAACCTATTTCTGAGTTTGACCACACTGTCAATAAAACAGGTTTTCTCACAAATTGAAGTggaatttattttatcttaatttgTGCTCAatgccccttgtcctgtcactgagAAGAGGGTAGGTCTTTATTTGCTCCTCCCATCACGAATCAAATATTTATTAGGTGAGATCCCCTTaggccttttcttctctgagctaAACAATTCCAGCACTCTCAGTTTCTCCCTGTATGTCAGATCACCTTTCTTACCCATTACTGGATTCATGCCAGGCCAGTATACCCATGTTCTTGTATCGGAGCCCAGCACTAgccacagcactccagatgtgtGCACCAGGgatgaggagaaggaaagcatcATCCACTTTGACCCACTGGTGATGATCTCTCTCATGAAGCCCAGGTTGCTCTTGGCCTTCTTTTTGACCTCTTTGTGAAAAGAGCTCATTGCAGGCTCATGCTCAGCTCAGTGTCCACCAGAAACCTCAAGCCCTCACACACAGTAtctcatgttttcatttctaaaactgGGATAACATTTGCTCTctatttccctttaaaatagAAGCATTTTAGAAGAGGGAATAACTTTGCTATACACAAAATAGGTGGAGTGCTGATCTCAATGTTCCATCTCCAAACACCCCTGAAATACTAAACACTACAATAGTTCAGTAATATTTTCTAGGAGGTAAAGATGCAAACAGTGAAAGTTGTTGATGATTACCACCATCAAGCAACtcagcagactgaaaaaaaaaacaaaaccaaccaacactTAAGCATATTGCTTATGAAATAAATcttgagaaataaaatgctcTATGTT is from Numida meleagris isolate 19003 breed g44 Domestic line chromosome 6, NumMel1.0, whole genome shotgun sequence and encodes:
- the LOC110401128 gene encoding serpin A3-4-like, which encodes MKQLLFLCLLVVGIHSNSYPYEPYHQVVRNQNQRGKENRNMPQQAVGNQVCQFACCFYKEISSRENSGNIFFSPLSISTAFAMLTLGARSDTLAQILRVLHFNPREISEIEIHEGYRQLIQMVNRKNEGLQLNMGNVLFVLDRLKPQQRFLNNLREFYEGEIYPMNFKRSDQAQEKINDYVAERTNGKIKDLINNLDPLTELLLISYIYFNAEWEKPFNPQYTKKEKFFVDGNKAVEVPMMFGIGAFKHGYDEQLSSTVVQMDYKGGASAFFVLPDQGRMRKLEKKMSCERMARWRTLVSKSNSVNFYLPKFTLHGRYNLKNILYKMGIMDLFTDKADLSGITGQPQHRISQAIHQAVVKVDETGTEAAAATGMEIVPMSVPVVIKVNRPFLLIITLEENILFMGKIVNPLEKD